TACCCTTCCACGGCGTACCCACGGTCCTTCGCGTACTTTGTAAGCCGCGCCCGCAGGAGACTGCGTCCGCGGTGCAGGCGCGACCGCACGGTGCCCAGCGGACAATCGAGGAACTCCGCGATCTCCTCGTAGGTAAGCCCTTCGATGTCGCACAGGATCACCACCGTCCGGAAATCCTCGGGGAGCGCGGATATCGCACCGGCAAGGTCATCGTCCAGCAGTTGCCCGAACGCCGATTCGGGTGTGTCATGCGAATCGGATCTCTCGTCGCGGATCGTGTTGTAAAAATTCTGGATCTCTTCATAATCAACCGTGTCGGGCTCCTTCGCTTCGCGCCGGTACCGGTTGATGTATGAATTTTTCATGATCCGGAAC
This genomic interval from Ignavibacteriota bacterium contains the following:
- a CDS encoding sigma-70 family RNA polymerase sigma factor → MKAVGKTPKQHEFETEALPHADLLYNYALRMTNNAADADDLVQETFLKAFRFWDKYEKGTNIRAWLFRIMKNSYINRYRREAKEPDTVDYEEIQNFYNTIRDERSDSHDTPESAFGQLLDDDLAGAISALPEDFRTVVILCDIEGLTYEEIAEFLDCPLGTVRSRLHRGRSLLRARLTKYAKDRGYAVEG